A section of the Streptomyces sp. V3I8 genome encodes:
- a CDS encoding universal stress protein, with protein sequence MAGHEFEPADRKRPVADPTAAEPLAAEEARQSCDPAFKHGVVVGFDGSTSSERALAYAIGMACRSGSGLIIVHVANRLPTTVWAGCEPPVFVDVPDHRTEVLGLELACAEYLAEVPWILVERGGDICHELEEVGREYEADAIVVGSTHGLVGRLFGSVAGRLAKRAQRPVVVIP encoded by the coding sequence ATGGCCGGTCACGAATTCGAACCTGCGGACCGCAAGCGCCCCGTCGCCGATCCCACGGCGGCCGAGCCCTTGGCGGCGGAAGAAGCACGTCAGTCCTGCGATCCCGCCTTCAAGCACGGGGTCGTCGTGGGCTTCGACGGCTCGACGTCCAGTGAGCGCGCCCTGGCGTACGCGATCGGCATGGCCTGCCGGTCCGGATCGGGTCTGATCATCGTGCACGTCGCCAACCGGCTGCCCACCACGGTGTGGGCGGGCTGCGAGCCGCCGGTCTTCGTCGACGTGCCGGACCACCGCACCGAGGTGCTCGGGCTCGAACTCGCCTGTGCGGAGTACCTGGCCGAGGTCCCCTGGATCCTCGTCGAGCGCGGCGGCGACATCTGCCACGAACTCGAAGAGGTCGGGCGGGAGTACGAGGCCGACGCGATCGTCGTGGGGTCGACCCACGGGCTCGTCGGCCGGCTCTTCGGGTCGGTCGCGGGGCGGCTCGCCAAGCGGGCGCAGCGGCCGGTCGTCGTCATTCCCTGA
- the glmS gene encoding glutamine--fructose-6-phosphate transaminase (isomerizing): MCGIVGYIGRRDVAPLLLEGLQRLEYRGYDSAGLVVTSPKTAGLKMVKAKGRVRDLEARVPKRFAGTTGIAHTRWATHGAPSDENAHPHMSGDNKVAVVHNGIIDNASDLRRKLEAEGVEFLSETDTEVLTHLIARSQAEKLEDKVRETLRVIEGTYGIAVMHADHADRIVVARNGSPVVLGIGEKEMFVASDIAALVTHTRQIVTLDDGEMATLKADDFRTYTTEGTRTTSEPTTVEWEAASYDMGGHDTYMHKEIHEQAEAVDRVLRGRIDDRFSTVHLGGLNLDAREARKIRRVKILGCGTSYHAGMIGAQMIEELARIPADAEPASEFRYRNAVVDPDTLYVAVSQSGETYDVLAAVQELKRKGARVLGVVNVVGSAIAREADGGMYVHAGPEVCVVSTKCFTNTTVAFALLALHLGRTRDLSVSDGKRIIEGLRRLPGQITEILAQEDEIKKLAESYAEARSMLFIGRVRGYPVAREASLKLKEVSYIHAEAYPASELKHGPLALIEPALPTVAIVPNDDLLEKNRAALEEIKARSGKILAVAHEHQEKADQTIVVPKNEDELDPILLGIPLQLLAYHTALSLGRDIDKPRNLAKSVTVE; encoded by the coding sequence ATGTGCGGAATCGTGGGATACATCGGCAGGCGCGACGTGGCGCCGCTCCTCCTCGAAGGCCTGCAGCGCCTGGAGTACCGGGGCTACGACTCGGCGGGGCTCGTGGTGACGTCCCCGAAGACGGCCGGTCTGAAGATGGTCAAGGCCAAGGGCCGGGTCCGTGACCTGGAGGCCCGCGTCCCCAAGCGCTTCGCCGGCACCACGGGCATCGCCCACACCCGCTGGGCCACCCACGGCGCCCCGTCCGACGAGAACGCCCACCCGCACATGTCGGGCGACAACAAGGTCGCCGTCGTCCACAACGGCATCATCGACAACGCCTCCGACCTGCGCAGGAAGCTGGAGGCGGAGGGCGTCGAGTTCCTCTCCGAGACCGACACCGAGGTCCTCACCCACCTCATCGCCCGCTCCCAGGCCGAGAAGCTGGAGGACAAGGTCCGCGAGACCCTCCGGGTCATCGAGGGCACGTACGGCATCGCGGTGATGCACGCCGACCACGCGGACCGCATCGTGGTGGCCCGCAACGGCTCCCCGGTCGTCCTCGGCATCGGCGAGAAGGAGATGTTCGTCGCCTCGGACATCGCCGCGCTGGTCACCCACACCCGCCAGATCGTCACCCTGGACGACGGCGAGATGGCGACCCTGAAGGCCGACGACTTCCGTACGTACACCACCGAGGGCACCCGTACGACGTCCGAGCCGACCACCGTGGAGTGGGAGGCCGCCTCGTACGACATGGGCGGCCACGACACGTACATGCACAAGGAGATCCACGAGCAGGCCGAGGCCGTGGACCGGGTGCTGCGCGGCCGGATCGACGACCGGTTCTCGACCGTGCACCTCGGCGGGCTGAACCTGGACGCCCGCGAGGCCCGCAAGATCCGCCGCGTGAAGATCCTGGGCTGCGGCACCTCGTACCACGCGGGCATGATCGGCGCCCAGATGATAGAGGAGCTGGCCCGCATCCCCGCGGACGCCGAGCCCGCCTCGGAGTTCCGCTACCGCAACGCGGTCGTCGACCCCGACACGCTGTACGTGGCGGTGTCCCAGTCCGGTGAGACGTACGACGTCCTGGCCGCCGTGCAGGAGCTGAAGCGCAAGGGCGCCCGGGTCCTCGGCGTCGTGAACGTCGTCGGTTCGGCCATCGCCCGCGAGGCCGACGGCGGCATGTACGTGCACGCCGGGCCCGAGGTGTGCGTGGTCTCCACCAAGTGCTTCACCAACACCACGGTCGCCTTCGCGCTGCTCGCCCTGCACCTGGGCCGCACCCGCGACCTGTCGGTCTCCGACGGCAAGCGGATCATCGAGGGCCTGCGCAGGCTCCCCGGGCAGATCACCGAGATCCTCGCCCAGGAGGACGAGATCAAGAAGCTGGCCGAGAGCTACGCCGAGGCCCGCTCCATGCTCTTCATCGGCCGGGTGCGCGGCTACCCGGTGGCCCGTGAGGCCTCGCTGAAGCTGAAGGAGGTCTCGTACATCCACGCCGAGGCCTACCCCGCCTCGGAGTTGAAGCACGGCCCGCTCGCGCTGATCGAGCCGGCGCTGCCGACGGTCGCGATCGTCCCGAACGACGACCTGCTGGAGAAGAACCGCGCGGCCCTGGAGGAGATCAAGGCCCGCAGCGGCAAGATCCTCGCCGTGGCCCACGAGCACCAGGAGAAGGCCGACCAGACGATCGTCGTCCCGAAGAACGAGGACGAGCTGGACCCGATCCTCCTCGGCATCCCCCTCCAACTCCTCGCCTACCACACGGCGTTGTCCCTGGGCCGCGACATCGACAAGCCGAGGAACCTCGCGAAGTCGGTGACGGTGGAGTAG
- a CDS encoding metallophosphoesterase family protein has protein sequence MGIPPHLAGRMSMAEQHEYLRSRFSRRTMIRGGAVTVGAVVGGAFLPGATAQAAAPTASAVPAQTRGAERIDGALVAPFGRHLAYGADPRTEMTVSWQVPVAVRRPYIRIGAHPWDLSRKIEAEVRTLFTPAGVGASGDHTQYYLHAELTHLRPGRTYYYGVGHEGFDPAAPRLAGTIGTFTTAPDRAEPFTFTAFGDQGVSYHGLANDSLILAQGPAFHLHAGDIAYADPSGMGRKEDTGYDSRTWDQFLAQTESVAKQVPWMVSYGNHDMEAWYSPNGYGGEDARWRLPGNGPDRKNLPGVYTFVHGNTAVISLDANDISFEIPANLGISGGTQTRWLEAQLKKYRAAKGIDFVVVFFHHCAYCTSTAHASEGGVRQEWVPLFEKYTVDLVINGHNHVYERTDVLKGGEVARQLPIGGTAYPETDGVVYVTAGAAGRSLYAFSADESYEGQVKDDDAVSSFVCLADGERRAETVAWSRVRYLDYSFLRVDVTPAAKGRTATLTVRGIAETGEEVDRFVVARRVR, from the coding sequence ATGGGGATCCCGCCGCACCTCGCCGGGCGGATGAGCATGGCCGAGCAGCACGAGTACCTGCGCTCCAGGTTCTCCCGCCGCACGATGATCAGGGGCGGGGCCGTCACCGTGGGCGCCGTCGTGGGTGGCGCGTTCCTGCCGGGGGCGACCGCGCAGGCCGCCGCGCCGACCGCGTCGGCGGTACCGGCGCAGACCCGTGGCGCCGAGCGGATCGACGGGGCCCTGGTCGCGCCGTTCGGCCGTCACCTCGCGTACGGCGCCGACCCGCGCACCGAGATGACCGTGTCCTGGCAGGTCCCGGTCGCGGTGCGCAGGCCGTACATCCGGATCGGTGCCCACCCCTGGGACCTCTCGCGGAAGATCGAGGCGGAGGTGCGCACGCTGTTCACCCCGGCCGGGGTGGGCGCGAGCGGCGACCACACCCAGTACTACCTGCACGCCGAACTCACCCACCTGCGGCCCGGCCGCACGTACTACTACGGCGTCGGGCACGAGGGCTTCGACCCGGCGGCGCCGCGCCTCGCCGGCACGATCGGCACCTTCACCACCGCGCCCGACCGGGCCGAGCCGTTCACCTTCACCGCCTTCGGCGACCAGGGCGTCAGCTACCACGGCCTCGCCAACGACAGCCTGATCCTGGCGCAGGGCCCGGCGTTCCACCTGCACGCCGGTGACATCGCGTACGCGGACCCGTCCGGCATGGGCAGGAAGGAGGACACCGGCTACGACTCGCGCACCTGGGACCAGTTCCTCGCCCAGACCGAGTCGGTCGCCAAGCAGGTGCCGTGGATGGTCAGTTACGGCAACCACGACATGGAGGCCTGGTACTCCCCGAACGGCTACGGCGGCGAGGACGCGCGCTGGCGGCTGCCCGGGAACGGCCCCGACCGCAAGAACCTGCCCGGCGTCTACACCTTCGTGCACGGCAACACGGCGGTCATCTCGCTCGACGCCAACGACATCTCCTTCGAGATCCCGGCCAACCTCGGCATCTCCGGGGGGACGCAGACCAGGTGGCTGGAGGCGCAGCTCAAGAAGTACCGGGCCGCGAAGGGGATCGACTTCGTCGTCGTCTTCTTCCACCACTGCGCGTACTGCACCTCGACCGCGCACGCCTCCGAGGGCGGGGTGCGGCAGGAGTGGGTGCCGCTGTTCGAGAAGTACACCGTCGACCTGGTGATCAACGGGCACAACCACGTGTACGAGCGCACCGACGTCCTCAAGGGCGGCGAGGTCGCCAGGCAGCTGCCGATCGGCGGGACGGCGTACCCCGAGACCGACGGTGTCGTGTACGTGACCGCGGGGGCGGCGGGGCGGAGCCTGTACGCGTTCAGTGCGGACGAGTCGTACGAGGGTCAGGTGAAGGACGACGACGCGGTGTCGTCGTTCGTGTGCCTGGCGGACGGGGAGCGACGGGCCGAGACGGTCGCGTGGTCCCGGGTGCGGTACCTGGACTACTCGTTCCTGCGGGTCGACGTGACGCCGGCGGCGAAGGGGCGTACCGCCACGTTGACGGTGCGGGGAATCGCCGAGACAGGTGAGGAGGTCGACCGGTTCGTGGTGGCGCGTCGGGTTCGTTGA